One Cryptomeria japonica chromosome 9, Sugi_1.0, whole genome shotgun sequence genomic window carries:
- the LOC131061028 gene encoding uncharacterized protein LOC131061028: MPPFEYDQALRHGRRRRRRRRLDGGGGEGGCGDGGGGGGGGGDGRGRGRMRGRGGHPLRLAHGPLIQASRTTTPRGRVEGREGLDMGGDAGVGGAEMGGGGEDEYVAMDAGHGATSGRG, encoded by the coding sequence ATGCCACCTTTTGAGTATGATCAAGCACTGAGACAtggtaggaggaggaggaggaggaggagattggATGGGGGAGGGGGAGAAGGAGGatgtggagatggtggtggaggtggaggtggaggaggagatgggagAGGTAGGGGACGTATGAGAGGCAGGGGTGGTCACCCATTGCGACTTGCACATGGGCCATTGATACAGGCATCAAGAACAACAACACCAAGGGGGAGAGTGGAGGGTAGAGAAGGTTTAGATATGGGTGGTGATGCAGGTGTAGGAGGTGCAGAGATGGGTGGGGGTGGTGAGGATGAATATGTTGCTATGGATGCGGGGCATGGAGCGACAAGTGGAAGAGGATGA